cagtgagagccaGTATCATTGGAGGACAAAAAACAAATCTTACATTTTTTTTATAATAAAGGAAATTGTGTAACACTGCtcagaaagtgatggaaggatTTGGTCTGTATGCGCAAGTGTGAATAAAAAATTCCCAAGTGTAACCAGGTAAATAAACACATTGTGGATAAAGAGACATCAAAAATTCCAGCTTCCCTTTGAATTGCATAAGTAAGTTTCCATTGGTGTGTAAAACTGAGAAACTGAAAATTGGTCTAATCCCCCAGCAGAAAAAACAGACATAATCCCCTCGTACTTCAATTCAGGGGACAGCACTGGTTCCAAATTACATAATTAAGATTATCCATTTATATTGGATGCTGGCACGTTCATGTTATTGTCATTTTCACTGAAAGATAAGAAAAACAAAACTTGTACTTATGTAGTACTGTTGAAATATCCGTGAAATACCTGTGAAGTGTAACAATTTATGTAGGTAAACGCAGCAGCCATTCTATACCATAAACATCAACGATATGAATGACCAATTAATCTGATTTTTTACAGTCTTTGTTGAGGCAGGAATTTTGACTAGAACACTAGGAGAATGCCCCATTCATTGAAGATAATTGTAGGATATTTAGTACCCTCCTGAACAGGATTTTGGTTTACTGTCTCATCTGAAGGTTGGCACATCTCTACCAATGTAACATTTCCTTAGTGTCAGCATTGATTATatcaaaggcaagagtgctaccaactcacCCAAGCTGGCACTTGGACAGCATTAAAATTGATAATAATTATGTATATGTATGCATTTTATACTGCAACCAACACCATATGGAAGTCAGGGAACAAGCTTGGAACCTGCCTCCAAAAGACAACGTAGCACAATTAACAAAGTATAACATGGGACGGTTCTGCAATGGGACCATATACTGCAAACTCTGGAGTTATTACATGAATCAAATGGAGCAAGAAATCCAGAAGTGTGCACCTGTCACATTAGTGTACCACGCCCAGAAGCTGTACCCTTCCCATAAGCATCAAAATTGTGTAGAATTCTAAACATTTTCTGAGCCTATTCTTTTGGAAGTGGTATTCCTAGTGCTGTGTGATTCTGCAAGTTCTGAGCTTTTTCTACCTCTTCTGGTGAGCAGAAATCTTCCAGAAACAGGGTCGCTAAGTTACTCAGACGTTTGTTTTTGGACATAGAGAACCGTAGCATACACTCAACAACTGGTATTGCTGTGATTTCTTTCCGGGACAAAGGAGTCATCAAGTATATTAAAGTGGTAATGGCAGACAGTACTATGTCCTCATTAGGGCTGGATAAGCAATCCAGGACTGCCTGAGCTCCATTGTTCTGCAAAATGTATTCCTTGTTCTCCTTGTCTAAACACAGGTTACAGAGACCACCTGAAGGAAATAAAAAACATTATCAACACTTTGGTCCATGAAAATTTGGAGAAGGAGGTAATGTACTAGAAGTACAGGTGAGGATATGATGAATGGTCATTCACATTAAATATTAATAATGCTGTAAATGTCCTGACAGTTCCCTTCCCATTTAGCGCACACACAAAAACAAGATCACTGATTTATAATTACCACGAAAGAAACAATCTTATTCTGAAAGTCCCATAATACTTTGGAATAGAAAAATCCCTAATGATAATGTACAGGCACACAGCATAGCATAAACATATATGCCCAGCCTTCCATGAGGAAAGTCTTGGAAGATCTACCATTACCTATATAAAGTTTTGAGGGAGTCTGAAGAGCATCCATTACACTTCAAAGGGCCCAAAGCAGAAAGAAGGCCAATTATTTTATATGCAAGTTAATTCCAGATCAATAACCTAATGGTGAGGAAGTTTTACAGATTGACCTGGAAAATTGTAATTGCTATCTGAAAATTCCCTCATTAGCGGTAATTAAACTATAACTGACCTTTGATCAAGGAACTGGCCACAAGAATCAGTGAAAAGCCCCAGGTCATTGCTGATTATGAATGTGGGAAAAGTCATACCCAACAACCAGGTTCTTGGCAAGATTGAAAGAGTACTCGGCCTCAAGTTGCGTGGGAAGGTTATTGGACAACCCCTGGACAAGGGGCCAAAAAAAAATAAGAACAAAGCCTCAAAATCAGTTCTCCCTTTGAACTGGTCTCCCTGGCTTTTTTCACAAGTCAGAATGACGTATGGCCAAGCTAAATACGCAAGGGATTGTGACCTGCCTCAGCTGAGTAACTCTAATCGATCTGCTGCCGGCATTCCGTTTCACCCAAAGAAAAGCTTAGTTTCTGATTCCCAGGCATGGTTTTGAATGTGATTAGTCTGTAACCAGGGACAGAAGTCAGAAAACTTTATTTGTGTTAAATCTCCATTCCACAAGTGCACCACTGACTGGGTGCATATATTATTTCCTCAAGctttctctcttctttcccttctCCCTCTAAGTTCTTGCAGAAATAAAGTTTAAGCCTTTGGAAAAAATACTTTCCTACAGGAAGTACTTGAGCAATGACCTTAAAGGGACATGTCAGGTTAGCAGTTAAGCATAACAACCATATTTCAAATCCCAGAGTACCATTGAGCTACATCACAGAAAATCAGATAAATAGGTAAATATAAAAATCTTGAGATGGTATTACCAATGTTTCTGGTATTGTGCTTTTTCAACATATAAATACGTCATATTTAATTAAAAAGCATATTTCTTGCTGATTGATTATGACAACATTAGCACAGTTTGGAAGATCCATATCTCCCAACTAAAGGAGTGTGAAAAAAGACAATTAAAAATTTAGGTTTTACCTATTCCAAATTCTACAAATCTTTCATTATCTTCTGTGAGCATATCCAGGAATAGGTCAATAACCTGCAGCTGTCGAAGGTATTGATAGTTACTGGGATCATATGCAAAATTAGCCAAGTTCGCCAGAACTTGCTCCTTTGCCTCTGAGAAGTTAGAATAAAACAATGTTAGATTTTATACACACAGGACTGGCATTGTCATAGTCATTGGGACTGACATGCACAATCACAGAACAAACATCATGTGAAAGGCAACTTCAATAATGTTTGCCCAGAATGCCTTGAAGTACTGCAACAAATTGATTAAAAAATACTAAACAGCATAAATTGAAGACAATGGCAGTTTTGTGTGGCAAAAAACATGAGCACAACAAGAATATTAGAATCTGTGCTTCACTTCCAAACATCCCTGTGATAGTTCCTTTTTGAACATCTACTATTTAGAATCCCATAGTTTCAATCCTGTATTGCGTCTGATAATCATGGATCACCATCCTACATTTTTTGTCATCCTACCTTGACTATCAGTATCTTGAAACTCGGTAACCAGGGCTTGTAGGTAGTCAAACCGGTCTTGGGATTTACCTTCCCTCAGCTGACCTGAACTGGCCATTTTACTTGATCTCAAGTCAGCTGCACATAAAAGAGAAAACTGATTACAAACCTAGTCCAATTGCAGTATGGAAATAGTGGTGGGACATAACCTGATTCCAGCTGGTGGAAGAACAGAGAGATAGGATTAAAAAATAAGAAACTGCGTAATCATCTTCAAACATTTGAGGGCCAAAtagtctactcttgttcctatgtttccGTTGTAAACAAAATGACAGAACAAATGAGCCAATTGGCTCACTCATATTTCTATGCACTGCTGGCTTAGGAACTCAGTCCAGCCACAGCCATATTAAAGTGACAGTCCCACATGGCTACACAGTTCACCATGCAGTGGAGAAGCTGCCATCATGATCCATGATCAAGGGTCTCTCCCCCTTACAACTCTGATACATTCTTTGTTTTTCCAAGCATATCACTCTCTTCCACCATTGTTCTTCAAATTCCTAGTCATTTGCTGTTAATGCAAGGTGATTTATTGGCCAAGATCTGCTC
This sequence is a window from Carcharodon carcharias isolate sCarCar2 chromosome 10, sCarCar2.pri, whole genome shotgun sequence. Protein-coding genes within it:
- the armc7 gene encoding armadillo repeat-containing protein 7 isoform X1 produces the protein MCFLLALFPVSQPPLISIFGSLIHRSSPKWPVVSHFFPAYSTVGKADLRSSKMASSGQLREGKSQDRFDYLQALVTEFQDTDSQEAKEQVLANLANFAYDPSNYQYLRQLQVIDLFLDMLTEDNERFVEFGIGGLCNLCLDKENKEYILQNNGAQAVLDCLSSPNEDIVLSAITTLIYLMTPLSRKEITAIPVVECMLRFSMSKNKRLSNLATLFLEDFCSPEEVEKAQNLQNHTALGIPLPKE
- the armc7 gene encoding armadillo repeat-containing protein 7 isoform X3, whose product is MFFYKAFPVWLQADLRSSKMASSGQLREGKSQDRFDYLQALVTEFQDTDSQEAKEQVLANLANFAYDPSNYQYLRQLQVIDLFLDMLTEDNERFVEFGIGGLCNLCLDKENKEYILQNNGAQAVLDCLSSPNEDIVLSAITTLIYLMTPLSRKEITAIPVVECMLRFSMSKNKRLSNLATLFLEDFCSPEEVEKAQNLQNHTALGIPLPKE
- the armc7 gene encoding armadillo repeat-containing protein 7 isoform X2; this translates as MLSEAPQWTPVLQTSVSRDHPKPLTRDYFLCHESQKADLRSSKMASSGQLREGKSQDRFDYLQALVTEFQDTDSQEAKEQVLANLANFAYDPSNYQYLRQLQVIDLFLDMLTEDNERFVEFGIGGLCNLCLDKENKEYILQNNGAQAVLDCLSSPNEDIVLSAITTLIYLMTPLSRKEITAIPVVECMLRFSMSKNKRLSNLATLFLEDFCSPEEVEKAQNLQNHTALGIPLPKE